The following are from one region of the Gloeomargarita lithophora Alchichica-D10 genome:
- the sppA gene encoding signal peptide peptidase SppA, which produces MNWRFWGRPRCIARIEINGIINGATRKRVLSALKMVKTRKFPALLLRIDSPGGTVGDSQEIYSALCALQSQTRIVASFGNISASGGVYIGMGAPHIMANPGTVTGSIGVILRGNNLEELLKKIGVSFKVVKSGPYKDILAFDRELSPEEQGILQQLIDVSYQQFVSTVATARHLTVEQVREFADGRIFTGEQAQALGVVDRLGTEEDARRWAAELAGLDPEQAPVRTLSGKPRSPLARLSGNSLPWEYAGIPLWLYSP; this is translated from the coding sequence ATGAATTGGCGGTTTTGGGGGCGACCCCGGTGCATTGCCCGCATTGAAATCAACGGCATTATCAATGGGGCGACCCGCAAACGGGTGTTGAGCGCCCTAAAGATGGTGAAAACCAGGAAATTTCCCGCCCTTTTGTTGCGGATTGATAGCCCCGGCGGCACGGTGGGGGACTCCCAGGAAATCTATAGTGCCCTGTGCGCCCTGCAATCCCAGACCCGGATTGTCGCCAGTTTTGGCAATATTTCCGCTTCGGGGGGGGTGTATATCGGCATGGGCGCGCCCCACATCATGGCTAATCCCGGCACGGTGACCGGCAGTATTGGGGTGATCCTGCGGGGAAATAACCTGGAGGAGTTGCTGAAAAAAATTGGGGTTTCTTTTAAGGTGGTCAAATCCGGGCCTTACAAAGATATTCTTGCCTTTGACCGGGAATTAAGCCCCGAAGAACAGGGGATTTTACAGCAGTTGATTGATGTCAGCTATCAGCAATTTGTCAGTACAGTTGCCACCGCCCGCCATTTGACGGTAGAGCAGGTGCGGGAATTTGCCGATGGCCGCATTTTCACCGGGGAACAGGCGCAGGCGTTGGGGGTAGTGGATCGCCTGGGAACGGAAGAGGATGCCCGGCGCTGGGCGGCGGAACTGGCGGGACTCGACCCGGAACAGGCTCCGGTGCGGACGCTGAGCGGTAAACCCCGTTCCCCCTTAGCGCGCTTGAGTGGCAACAGCCTGCCCTGGGAGTATGCGGGGATACCCCTCTGGCTCTACAGCCCCTAG
- a CDS encoding phycobilisome linker polypeptide encodes MTTSTSAQNLGISEFERNNRVELRSFAADQDYDRVIRAAYRQVIGNDYIMGAERLKFAESQLRNRNITVREFVRALAKSELYKNKFFYPLPQVRFIELNYKHLLGRAPYDEMEISLHNDLYSNQGYDAEIDSYLDSPEYQDNFGENIVPYYRGFWSQRGQKTVGFPRMFRLYRGYANSDRAQVEQRNSRLTWDLARNTANTVIAPSGVNDGWAFRATPNQTGPTRQGALVGESSRVYRVEITGVTGSRVRRSTQTLLVPYEQLSMRMQQIQRQGGRIASITPA; translated from the coding sequence ATGACCACATCTACTTCGGCGCAAAATTTAGGCATTAGTGAATTTGAGCGGAATAATCGGGTTGAACTGCGTAGTTTTGCTGCGGATCAAGACTACGACCGGGTGATCCGGGCGGCTTACCGGCAGGTGATTGGCAACGATTACATCATGGGGGCGGAGCGGTTGAAATTTGCCGAGTCCCAACTCCGCAATCGGAATATCACCGTGCGGGAATTTGTGCGGGCTTTAGCCAAATCTGAACTGTACAAAAACAAGTTTTTCTATCCGCTGCCCCAGGTGCGTTTTATCGAGTTGAATTACAAGCATCTCCTCGGACGGGCACCCTACGATGAGATGGAAATCAGCCTGCACAATGACCTGTACAGCAATCAGGGCTACGATGCGGAGATTGATTCCTACCTGGATAGTCCTGAGTATCAGGATAACTTTGGCGAAAACATTGTGCCCTACTACCGGGGTTTTTGGTCGCAACGGGGGCAGAAAACCGTGGGCTTTCCCCGGATGTTCCGGTTGTACCGGGGCTATGCCAACAGTGACCGGGCGCAGGTGGAGCAACGCAACTCCCGCCTCACCTGGGATTTGGCGCGCAATACGGCGAATACGGTGATCGCTCCCTCCGGCGTGAATGATGGCTGGGCATTTCGGGCCACTCCCAATCAAACCGGCCCCACCCGTCAAGGTGCCCTCGTGGGGGAAAGTAGCCGGGTCTATCGGGTGGAAATTACGGGGGTGACCGGCTCGCGGGTGCGTCGCAGTACCCAAACCCTGTTGGTGCCCTACGAGCAACTCTCCATGCGGATGCAACAAATCCAACGCCAGGGCGGGCGGATCGCCAGCATTACCCCGGCCTAA
- the uvrC gene encoding excinuclease ABC subunit UvrC, whose protein sequence is MTESPLIYQPERLQQRLAEAPLEPGVYFFKDRLDNILYIGKSKRLRSRLQSYFRNDHRLSPRIALMVQQINEIELIVTDTETEALVLEANLIKQHQPYYNILLKDDKTYPYVCITWSEDYPRIFITRKRRFTHPKDRYYGPYVDTFQLRQTLGLMYRLFPLRQRPKPLFSDRPCLNYQIGRCPGVCQKLINPQEYHQTVDQVAMIFQGRTEELIKKLAEKMQNLAQAMNFEGAAQVRDQIRRLNGLGEQPKVNLPDEDAVLDAVALAMDDQYVCIQLFQMRAGRLVGQLAFFTQRQGDEPGAIIQRVLEEHYTQVEGVEIPPLILVQYDLPESELLGHFLGEKRQSKVKIHTPQRLQKAELINMVMRNAELELNRRQRAIEANLFALNDLAELLNLPDIPHRMEAYDISHLQGTNVVASRVVFIDGQPAKQHYRHYNIKNSQVAPGHSDDFASMAEVITRRFSPWMRDPERATIGDADWPDLVVIDGGKGQLSAVMKVLNVWSFTEQLTVIALAKKQEEVYVPGSSTALVSEPEQPGMQLLRRLRDEAHRFALKFHRQQRSRRYRYSTLAQIPGLGHQRQQQLFAYFHSLDMIQAATAEQLAQVPGIGLRLAQQIYQYFHPQEL, encoded by the coding sequence ATGACTGAATCCCCGCTCATTTACCAACCGGAACGACTCCAACAACGGCTGGCGGAAGCTCCTTTAGAGCCAGGGGTTTATTTTTTCAAAGACCGTCTGGATAATATCTTATACATCGGTAAATCCAAGCGATTACGCAGTCGTTTACAGTCCTATTTTCGCAATGATCATCGTCTCAGCCCTCGCATCGCTCTTATGGTGCAACAAATTAACGAGATTGAATTGATTGTCACCGATACGGAAACGGAAGCCCTTGTCCTCGAAGCTAATTTAATCAAACAACATCAACCCTATTACAATATCCTACTCAAGGATGACAAAACCTATCCCTACGTTTGTATCACTTGGTCAGAGGATTATCCCCGGATTTTTATTACCCGTAAACGCCGATTTACCCATCCCAAAGACCGTTATTATGGTCCCTATGTGGATACATTTCAACTGCGGCAAACCCTGGGGTTAATGTATCGTTTATTCCCTCTGCGACAACGCCCTAAACCTTTGTTTTCTGACCGGCCTTGTTTGAATTATCAAATTGGTCGGTGTCCGGGGGTTTGTCAGAAACTTATTAACCCACAGGAATATCATCAAACGGTGGATCAAGTCGCCATGATTTTTCAAGGTCGCACGGAAGAATTGATCAAAAAACTTGCCGAGAAAATGCAAAATCTTGCCCAAGCCATGAATTTTGAAGGGGCGGCACAAGTCCGGGATCAAATCCGACGGTTGAACGGTTTAGGGGAACAACCCAAGGTGAATTTACCCGATGAAGATGCGGTTTTGGATGCGGTTGCCCTGGCGATGGATGACCAATACGTGTGCATTCAATTATTTCAAATGCGGGCGGGGCGATTGGTGGGACAATTGGCTTTTTTCACTCAACGGCAAGGGGACGAACCGGGGGCAATCATTCAACGGGTATTGGAAGAACATTATACCCAAGTAGAGGGGGTAGAAATCCCGCCGTTAATTTTGGTGCAATACGACCTACCTGAATCCGAATTACTCGGTCATTTTCTTGGCGAAAAACGCCAAAGCAAAGTTAAAATCCACACCCCCCAACGTTTGCAAAAAGCTGAACTAATTAACATGGTGATGCGAAATGCAGAATTGGAATTAAATCGTCGGCAAAGGGCAATAGAAGCGAATTTATTTGCCCTCAATGATCTGGCAGAATTACTGAATTTACCGGACATTCCCCATCGCATGGAAGCCTATGATATTTCCCATTTGCAGGGTACCAATGTGGTGGCCTCTCGCGTAGTATTTATTGATGGTCAACCGGCCAAACAACATTACCGCCATTACAATATCAAAAATTCCCAAGTTGCGCCGGGACATAGTGATGATTTTGCCAGTATGGCGGAAGTGATTACCCGCCGTTTTTCCCCTTGGATGCGTGACCCGGAACGGGCGACCATTGGTGATGCTGATTGGCCGGATTTGGTGGTCATTGATGGCGGTAAAGGTCAATTATCGGCGGTGATGAAGGTTCTAAATGTTTGGTCATTCACGGAACAGTTGACCGTGATTGCCCTCGCCAAAAAACAGGAAGAAGTGTATGTACCTGGAAGCAGTACAGCGTTAGTCAGTGAGCCGGAGCAACCGGGGATGCAATTGCTGAGGCGGCTTCGGGATGAGGCACACCGATTTGCCCTCAAATTTCATCGGCAACAACGCTCACGTCGCTACCGCTATTCTACCCTGGCGCAAATTCCTGGATTGGGGCACCAGCGCCAGCAACAATTATTCGCCTATTTTCATTCATTGGATATGATTCAAGCCGCCACCGCCGAGCAATTGGCGCAGGTGCCGGGGATTGGGTTGCGATTGGCTCAGCAAATTTACCAATATTTTCATCCGCAAGAACTGTGA
- a CDS encoding serine hydrolase: protein MGTRGEVDVIGRKYHGWKWGWPWLGLFLFVGAGSAGFLAGGWLALRWGQPTLIPAESTPVVGSNLEPSTVIPEGQPIYNVRTAPPTNYNPQLQETVNQMVAWVQQQGLPLPALSITLMDVTRPDSPQIAGYQQQEWRYPASVVKLFWLVTFLAYQQAGLLSPSPAEPIDLNAMMQHSSNDAASVVVDAITGTASGADLTPGLLAPWKQQRERLNHFFRGAGYGYLNLKHKNFPIYSLGQEEPQGRELQLRGGMEQPSRNRLTTWQTARLLSEIHTLQAVSPAASQKMQTLMERPPTQRAQNLAGFLGAELPESANVMGKEGQTSTSRHDGVIISRTDGRLAYILVVFGDDPAYSADDQFLPELSRLSWQAMNRLYP, encoded by the coding sequence ATGGGAACCCGGGGTGAGGTGGATGTGATCGGACGCAAATATCACGGGTGGAAATGGGGCTGGCCGTGGCTGGGTTTGTTTTTATTTGTGGGTGCCGGAAGTGCGGGTTTCTTGGCCGGGGGCTGGCTGGCTCTGCGCTGGGGGCAACCGACGCTAATTCCGGCTGAATCTACCCCCGTTGTGGGCAGTAATTTGGAACCCAGCACCGTCATTCCCGAAGGACAACCGATCTACAATGTCCGCACCGCACCCCCCACCAACTACAATCCCCAACTCCAGGAAACCGTGAATCAAATGGTGGCCTGGGTGCAACAACAGGGATTGCCCCTCCCGGCTTTGTCCATCACCCTCATGGATGTCACCCGCCCGGACAGCCCCCAGATCGCTGGCTATCAGCAACAGGAATGGCGCTACCCGGCCAGCGTGGTGAAATTGTTTTGGTTGGTGACATTTTTGGCCTATCAACAGGCGGGGTTGCTGTCCCCCAGTCCAGCGGAGCCGATTGACCTCAATGCCATGATGCAGCACTCCAGCAACGATGCGGCCAGTGTGGTGGTGGATGCGATTACCGGCACGGCATCCGGGGCGGATTTAACCCCAGGGCTATTGGCTCCCTGGAAACAACAACGGGAGCGACTCAACCACTTTTTTCGGGGGGCGGGCTACGGTTATTTGAATCTCAAACACAAAAATTTCCCCATCTACAGTCTGGGGCAAGAGGAACCCCAGGGGCGGGAATTGCAACTGCGGGGCGGCATGGAGCAACCCAGCCGCAACCGGCTGACCACCTGGCAGACCGCCCGTTTGCTCTCCGAAATCCATACCCTGCAAGCGGTTTCTCCGGCGGCCAGCCAAAAAATGCAGACCCTGATGGAGCGGCCCCCCACCCAGCGGGCGCAAAATTTAGCGGGTTTTTTGGGGGCAGAACTGCCTGAGTCCGCCAACGTCATGGGCAAGGAAGGCCAAACCAGCACCTCCCGCCACGATGGGGTGATCATCAGCCGCACCGATGGACGACTGGCCTATATCCTGGTGGTGTTTGGCGACGACCCCGCCTACAGTGCCGATGACCAGTTCCTGCCGGAATTGAGCCGGTTGAGTTGGCAGGCCATGAACCGCTTGTACCCTTAG
- the miaA gene encoding tRNA (adenosine(37)-N6)-dimethylallyltransferase MiaA, whose product MGGAVLALILISGPTATGKTELGICLAQKLDSVIINGDSRQVYQELDIGTAKPTPSQRAQVPHYLTNWVAPTELITVAQYQSAAQRLIDQFQGQGKIPLLVGGSGLYLQAVVQGLRIPPVAPQPKLRQQLSTYSQLERYHFLQQIDPPSARKIHPHDAVRTLRALEVYYVMGRSLSQLQGQNIPNYPVLYLYLDSDQLTLRISQRTQKMIDQGLVAETQLLQAKYGADLPLLKTLGYQEISDYLRGNCTLIQAQEAIIQHTRQLAKRQRTWFRGQSGLVSINSDRPDLITYSWDKVQAFLTAIRY is encoded by the coding sequence TTGGGGGGTGCAGTCCTGGCTCTAATCCTGATCAGTGGACCCACGGCAACGGGCAAAACCGAGTTGGGGATTTGCCTAGCACAAAAGTTAGACAGTGTAATTATCAACGGCGATTCCCGACAGGTTTATCAAGAGCTAGATATTGGCACGGCCAAACCCACTCCCTCCCAGCGGGCACAAGTTCCCCATTATTTAACCAACTGGGTGGCTCCAACGGAATTGATCACGGTTGCCCAATATCAATCGGCAGCCCAAAGGTTGATTGATCAGTTTCAAGGGCAGGGGAAAATTCCTCTGTTGGTGGGGGGAAGCGGTCTCTATTTGCAGGCAGTGGTGCAGGGTTTACGCATCCCGCCGGTGGCTCCCCAACCGAAATTACGTCAGCAATTGTCAACCTATAGTCAACTCGAACGTTATCACTTTTTACAGCAGATTGACCCGCCCAGTGCCCGTAAAATTCATCCCCATGATGCGGTGCGTACCCTACGGGCGTTGGAAGTTTATTACGTTATGGGCAGATCATTGTCCCAACTCCAAGGGCAAAATATCCCCAATTATCCCGTTTTATACCTGTATTTAGACAGTGACCAATTAACGTTAAGAATTAGCCAACGCACTCAAAAAATGATTGACCAGGGATTAGTTGCGGAAACCCAATTACTCCAAGCAAAATATGGGGCGGATTTACCTTTATTAAAAACTTTGGGTTATCAGGAAATCAGCGATTATTTACGGGGGAATTGTACTTTAATCCAGGCGCAAGAAGCAATTATCCAACACACCCGTCAACTTGCCAAACGACAGAGAACCTGGTTCCGGGGGCAAAGCGGTTTAGTGAGTATTAATAGCGACCGCCCGGATTTAATCACCTATAGTTGGGACAAAGTACAGGCATTCCTGACGGCGATTCGGTATTAG
- the gyrB gene encoding DNA topoisomerase (ATP-hydrolyzing) subunit B — MTAAYSAEQIQVLEGLEAVRKRPGMYIGSTGPKGLHHLVYEVVDNSVDEALAGFCTHIEVDLYADGSVLVTDDGRGIPTGIHAKTGKSAVETVMTVLHAGGKFGGENGSYKVSGGLHGVGVSVVNALSEQVEVTVWREGREFRQRFERGKPVTELVGVPLAEERRGTSVRFLPDGEIFKETREFDFATLTNRLRELAYLNAGIQINLRDYRKESPRIETFCYLGGIREYITYLNRDKQALHEEVIYVQGERNNVQIEVALQWCADAYADNVLGFANNIRTVDGGTHLEGLKAVLTRTMNNLARKRNKLKEQDANLAGEHIREGLAGIISVKVPDPEFEGQTKTKLGNTEVRGIVDSLVGEILTEFLEMRPQVADAILDKAVQAYQAAEAARRARELVRRKSVLESSTLPGKLADCSSRDPKESELFIVEGDSAGGSAKQARDRRFQAILPLRGKIINIEKTDDARVYKNTEIQALIMAIGLGIKGEEFDVAKLRYHRVILLTDADVDGAHIRTLLLTFFYRYQRPIVELGYIYIGCPPLYKLERTRPRQVVYCYNDRELERVKQELPANANYTIQRFKGLGEMMPEQLWQTTMNPETRTLKQVTVEDAAEADRLFTILMGDRVPPRREFIETYASQLSLAELDI, encoded by the coding sequence ATGACCGCCGCCTATAGTGCTGAACAGATTCAAGTCCTTGAGGGTTTGGAGGCGGTACGCAAACGTCCTGGTATGTATATTGGTAGTACAGGGCCGAAGGGATTGCATCATTTGGTGTATGAGGTGGTGGACAATTCGGTGGACGAAGCTCTGGCAGGATTTTGTACTCACATTGAAGTGGATTTGTACGCAGACGGTTCGGTGCTGGTAACTGATGATGGCCGGGGTATTCCCACGGGAATCCATGCCAAAACCGGCAAATCTGCGGTAGAAACCGTGATGACCGTACTGCACGCCGGGGGTAAATTTGGCGGCGAAAATGGCAGTTATAAGGTATCCGGCGGTCTGCATGGGGTGGGGGTGTCGGTGGTCAACGCCCTGTCCGAGCAGGTGGAAGTGACCGTCTGGCGGGAGGGTCGGGAGTTTCGGCAGCGATTTGAGCGGGGCAAGCCGGTGACGGAGTTGGTGGGTGTGCCTTTGGCGGAGGAGCGGCGGGGGACATCGGTGCGGTTTCTGCCGGATGGGGAAATCTTCAAAGAAACCAGGGAATTTGACTTTGCTACCTTGACCAATCGCCTGCGGGAATTGGCCTATTTGAATGCGGGAATTCAGATTAATTTGCGGGATTATCGTAAGGAATCTCCCCGCATCGAAACCTTTTGTTATTTGGGGGGCATTCGCGAGTATATTACTTATTTGAATCGGGATAAACAAGCCCTGCATGAGGAAGTGATTTATGTGCAGGGGGAACGCAATAATGTGCAAATTGAAGTCGCTTTGCAATGGTGTGCGGACGCCTATGCGGACAACGTTTTAGGGTTTGCCAATAACATCCGTACCGTGGATGGGGGCACCCATTTGGAGGGCTTAAAAGCGGTGCTGACCCGCACCATGAATAACCTGGCTCGCAAGCGTAATAAACTCAAGGAGCAGGATGCTAATTTAGCCGGAGAACATATTCGGGAAGGGTTAGCGGGAATTATTTCGGTCAAAGTACCTGACCCGGAATTTGAAGGGCAAACCAAAACCAAATTGGGCAATACGGAAGTGCGGGGAATTGTGGATTCCTTGGTGGGGGAAATTCTCACGGAATTTTTGGAAATGCGTCCCCAAGTTGCGGATGCCATTTTAGATAAAGCCGTTCAAGCCTACCAAGCGGCGGAAGCGGCACGCCGGGCGCGGGAACTGGTGCGGCGTAAATCGGTTTTGGAGTCTTCAACGCTACCGGGGAAATTAGCCGATTGTAGTAGCCGTGACCCCAAGGAATCGGAATTATTTATTGTGGAAGGAGACAGTGCGGGGGGCAGTGCCAAACAAGCTAGAGACCGGCGGTTTCAGGCCATTTTACCCCTGCGAGGCAAAATCATTAATATCGAAAAAACCGATGATGCAAGGGTGTACAAAAATACGGAAATCCAAGCCCTAATTATGGCAATTGGTTTGGGGATTAAAGGGGAAGAATTTGATGTGGCAAAATTGCGTTATCATCGGGTGATTCTCCTCACGGATGCGGATGTGGATGGTGCCCATATTCGTACCCTACTTTTAACCTTTTTCTATCGCTATCAGCGTCCGATTGTGGAGTTGGGTTATATCTACATTGGTTGTCCCCCATTGTACAAACTGGAACGTACCCGTCCCCGGCAGGTGGTTTACTGTTACAATGATCGGGAATTGGAACGGGTCAAACAAGAGTTACCCGCCAATGCGAATTACACAATTCAACGGTTCAAAGGGCTGGGGGAAATGATGCCAGAACAACTTTGGCAAACGACAATGAATCCCGAAACCCGTACCCTAAAACAGGTCACGGTTGAAGATGCCGCCGAAGCGGATCGGTTGTTTACGATTCTGATGGGAGACCGGGTGCCGCCTCGCCGGGAATTTATCGAAACCTATGCTTCCCAATTGAGTTTGGCAGAATTAGATATTTAG
- a CDS encoding type II toxin-antitoxin system Phd/YefM family antitoxin: MVNVTVDEIQRNPLKYLRQVEAGETLVIVRSDQPIAELRPIASSKQLRPFGLCAGEFIVPDDFDAPLPEDVLNTFEGK; the protein is encoded by the coding sequence ATGGTGAATGTCACTGTTGATGAAATACAACGCAATCCTCTAAAGTATCTTCGTCAGGTGGAGGCAGGCGAAACACTTGTTATTGTTCGATCTGACCAGCCGATTGCTGAACTTAGACCTATTGCCAGTAGTAAGCAGTTGCGACCATTTGGTTTATGTGCAGGCGAGTTTATCGTTCCAGATGATTTTGACGCTCCTTTGCCAGAAGATGTCCTCAATACATTCGAGGGCAAATGA
- a CDS encoding GGDEF domain-containing response regulator, with translation MILVVDDERTIREMLQYEMEQEGYRTLTAVNGAEAVELCQKHLPDMVLLDAVMPTLDGFRCCAEIRRWPQCEDLPVLMITSLDDEESVAEAFAVGATDYIIKPSKQIHWGVLRQRVRRLLQAHAAMRELHQRSAQERKLTQITAQVRRSLDLATILRTTVGEVQELLQVEQVAICEFPTLGEPRFTVEAGSGGCPSVLHTPVRVPHARPADRYTPDWLVQVTDGFEVSGDSWYGELVQRVGMQAFLAVPVVLGERLWGLLTAHHYATPRAWTPHEVNMLQQLTMQLASAIQQAQLYQQLEAANGELRRLAAFDGLTQVPNRRRFDEYLTQEWHRLEREECALSLILADIDFFKSYNDTYGHVAGDECLRRVAQAISQVANRSTDLVARYGGEEFAVILPNTLLAGAMTVAERVRMGVEQLRIPHQNSLVHGQVTLSLGVTSILPTPVLNPAQLVAAADQALYQAKQQGRNCVVPY, from the coding sequence TTGATTTTGGTTGTGGATGATGAACGTACCATCCGCGAAATGCTTCAGTACGAAATGGAGCAGGAGGGGTATCGCACGCTGACGGCGGTTAATGGGGCAGAAGCGGTGGAACTCTGTCAGAAACATTTGCCGGATATGGTGTTGTTGGATGCGGTGATGCCCACTTTGGATGGGTTTCGGTGCTGTGCGGAAATTCGCCGCTGGCCGCAGTGTGAAGATTTGCCGGTGCTGATGATCACCAGTTTGGATGATGAGGAGTCGGTGGCAGAAGCCTTTGCGGTGGGGGCAACGGATTATATTATCAAGCCCTCGAAGCAGATTCACTGGGGGGTACTGCGGCAACGGGTGCGCCGTCTGCTCCAGGCTCATGCGGCGATGCGGGAATTGCACCAGCGCAGTGCCCAGGAACGGAAATTAACCCAGATTACGGCGCAGGTGCGACGGTCGTTAGACCTGGCTACGATTTTGCGGACGACGGTGGGGGAGGTGCAGGAACTTCTGCAGGTGGAGCAGGTGGCGATTTGTGAATTTCCTACCCTGGGGGAGCCTCGCTTTACCGTGGAGGCCGGGAGTGGGGGGTGTCCCTCGGTACTGCATACGCCGGTGCGGGTGCCCCATGCTCGCCCAGCGGATCGTTACACGCCGGACTGGTTGGTGCAGGTGACGGATGGGTTTGAGGTGAGCGGGGATTCCTGGTATGGGGAGTTGGTGCAGCGGGTGGGGATGCAGGCGTTTTTGGCGGTGCCGGTGGTGTTGGGGGAGCGGTTGTGGGGTCTGCTGACGGCGCACCACTATGCCACGCCCCGCGCCTGGACACCCCACGAGGTGAATATGTTGCAACAGTTGACGATGCAGTTGGCCAGTGCGATTCAACAGGCGCAGTTGTATCAACAATTGGAGGCGGCCAATGGGGAATTGCGTCGGTTGGCGGCCTTTGATGGGTTGACCCAGGTGCCCAATCGCCGCCGGTTTGATGAATATCTCACCCAGGAATGGCATCGTTTGGAGCGGGAAGAGTGCGCCCTATCTTTGATTTTGGCGGATATTGATTTTTTCAAAAGCTACAATGATACCTACGGCCATGTGGCGGGGGATGAATGTCTGCGGCGGGTCGCCCAAGCCATTAGCCAAGTCGCCAACCGCTCTACGGATTTGGTGGCGCGCTATGGGGGGGAAGAATTTGCGGTAATTTTACCCAATACCCTGCTGGCGGGGGCGATGACGGTGGCGGAACGGGTGCGAATGGGGGTGGAACAACTGCGGATTCCCCACCAAAATTCCCTGGTGCATGGGCAGGTGACCCTGAGTTTGGGGGTGACGAGTATCTTGCCCACCCCGGTGCTCAATCCGGCGCAATTGGTGGCGGCGGCGGATCAGGCGCTGTACCAGGCCAAGCAACAGGGGCGTAATTGCGTGGTTCCCTATTGA
- a CDS encoding photosystem II high light acclimation radical SAM protein has product MSDCILPLFATTSARVLYVRLPCNPIFPIGVVYLADHIGKVLPQVEQRILDLGTVPPLDFCRTLERVIAEFQPTLLVYSWRDIQIYAPVGGRGGNPLQNAFEFYYARNPLLKLRGAWGGLHLATAYYGELWRNLGLIKQGLRRARQYQPQASLIVGGGAVSVFYEQLGQQLPQGTIISVGEGELLLEDWLKGQGISRHRCYVVGQEKPRPNLIHEAPVPLIKTACNYAYIERIWPEFSYYLQAPDFYFGVQTKRGCPHNCCYCVYTVIEGKQVRVNPITEVVQEMQQLYQRGVRNFWFTDAQFIPARKFIPDAEALLEAILTAGMTDIHWAAYIRADNLSPRLCDLMVKTGMNYFEIGITSGAQELIRKMRMGYNLRVVLENCRDLKAAGFNDLVSVNYSFNVIDENFDTIRQTVAYHRELERIFGADKVEPAIFFIGLQPHTHLEAYALKNDILKPGYDPMSMTPWTAKKLLWNPEPLGRFFGEVCLEAWGRNPDDFGREVMHILEEKLGMVSLPAQAVNPVPAGV; this is encoded by the coding sequence ATGTCTGATTGTATCCTCCCTTTATTCGCTACAACTTCAGCACGAGTACTGTACGTGCGTTTGCCCTGCAACCCAATTTTTCCCATTGGGGTTGTTTATTTAGCCGACCATATTGGCAAGGTTTTGCCCCAAGTTGAGCAGAGGATTTTGGATTTGGGCACCGTTCCGCCCCTCGATTTTTGCCGCACCTTGGAGCGGGTAATTGCCGAATTTCAGCCCACTCTGCTGGTATATTCCTGGCGGGACATCCAAATTTATGCGCCGGTGGGGGGACGGGGGGGCAATCCCTTGCAAAATGCCTTTGAGTTTTACTACGCCCGCAATCCCCTTCTCAAACTGCGGGGAGCCTGGGGGGGGTTACATTTGGCTACTGCCTACTACGGGGAATTGTGGCGCAATTTGGGGCTGATTAAGCAGGGGTTGCGGCGGGCACGGCAATACCAGCCCCAGGCGAGTTTGATCGTCGGTGGGGGGGCGGTGAGCGTATTTTATGAACAGCTTGGTCAGCAATTACCCCAGGGGACAATCATTTCCGTTGGGGAGGGGGAATTGCTTCTCGAAGATTGGCTCAAAGGTCAAGGAATTTCCCGCCATCGTTGCTATGTGGTGGGGCAGGAAAAACCGCGGCCAAATCTCATCCATGAAGCTCCCGTGCCTTTGATTAAAACCGCCTGTAATTACGCCTATATTGAACGAATTTGGCCGGAATTTAGCTATTATTTGCAAGCTCCTGATTTTTACTTTGGCGTGCAGACCAAACGGGGCTGTCCCCACAACTGTTGCTACTGTGTTTATACGGTGATTGAAGGCAAACAAGTGCGGGTAAATCCTATCACCGAAGTTGTCCAAGAAATGCAACAACTTTACCAGCGGGGGGTGCGGAACTTTTGGTTTACCGATGCCCAATTTATCCCTGCTCGGAAGTTTATTCCCGATGCGGAAGCTCTTTTGGAAGCTATTTTAACAGCGGGGATGACAGATATTCATTGGGCGGCCTACATTCGGGCGGATAATCTTAGCCCTCGTCTATGTGATTTGATGGTCAAAACGGGGATGAATTATTTTGAAATTGGCATTACCAGCGGTGCCCAAGAATTGATTCGCAAAATGCGGATGGGGTACAATCTGCGGGTGGTTTTGGAAAATTGCCGTGACCTGAAAGCCGCTGGATTTAATGACCTAGTTTCGGTGAATTACTCTTTTAATGTGATTGATGAAAACTTTGATACCATTCGCCAAACCGTCGCCTATCACCGGGAACTAGAGCGAATTTTTGGGGCGGATAAAGTCGAACCGGCCATCTTTTTCATTGGACTGCAACCCCATACCCATTTAGAAGCCTATGCCCTAAAAAATGATATTCTCAAACCCGGTTATGACCCCATGAGTATGACACCTTGGACAGCGAAAAAATTACTCTGGAATCCTGAACCCTTGGGGCGATTTTTTGGGGAAGTATGTCTGGAGGCATGGGGACGGAATCCCGATGATTTTGGCCGGGAAGTGATGCACATTTTAGAAGAGAAGTTAGGCATGGTATCGTTACCAGCGCAGGCCGTAAATCCTGTACCCGCTGGTGTCTAG